Proteins from one Thermococcus bergensis genomic window:
- a CDS encoding cysteine desulfurase, giving the protein MRIPEDVRKDIPLTQEVIYFDNTATSLTPKPVIEAMDEYYLKYRANVHRGVHRLSQKATHEYEKAREITAKFIGAKFEEIVFTKNTSESLNLAALGLEGVFKKGDKIVTTPYEHHSDLLPWQRLAKKLGLKLEIIEGDNEGNLDLTDAEKKIKGAKLVAIQHVSNALGVIHEVEEIGKMAKDEGAIFVVDAAQSVGHMEVDVNKLHADFLAFSGHKGPMGPTGIGVLYIREEFFDVFEPPLIGGGTIEDVDIYDYKLTNPPERYEAGTPNIGGAIGLAAGIKYIEKIGLDKIEKQEHKLVTRTTEGLTELEVPWYGPRDLKKHAGVVSFNVPPLHPHDVAAVLDEHNIMVRSGHHCALPAMKKLGINGTVRASFHVYNSIEEVETFLGVMEELVRSLK; this is encoded by the coding sequence ATGAGAATACCCGAAGATGTCCGGAAAGACATTCCCTTAACCCAAGAGGTCATATATTTTGACAATACGGCGACTTCTCTAACCCCCAAACCAGTTATTGAGGCTATGGATGAGTATTATTTAAAATACAGGGCAAATGTCCACCGTGGAGTGCACAGGCTCTCTCAAAAGGCAACCCACGAGTATGAAAAGGCAAGGGAGATTACAGCAAAGTTTATCGGAGCTAAGTTTGAGGAGATTGTTTTCACAAAGAACACGAGTGAAAGCTTGAATTTGGCGGCTCTCGGACTGGAAGGAGTTTTCAAGAAAGGAGACAAGATAGTGACAACTCCCTATGAACACCACTCCGACTTGCTGCCCTGGCAGAGGCTGGCTAAAAAACTTGGATTGAAACTTGAGATAATTGAGGGAGACAACGAGGGCAACCTCGACCTAACAGATGCAGAGAAGAAAATCAAAGGTGCAAAGCTTGTAGCTATACAGCACGTCTCAAATGCCCTTGGAGTCATCCACGAGGTAGAAGAAATCGGAAAGATGGCAAAAGATGAGGGAGCAATCTTTGTGGTTGATGCAGCTCAAAGCGTTGGCCATATGGAAGTTGACGTTAACAAGCTTCACGCAGACTTCTTGGCATTTTCGGGACACAAGGGTCCAATGGGCCCAACCGGAATAGGAGTTCTCTACATAAGAGAAGAGTTCTTTGATGTGTTCGAGCCTCCTCTGATAGGTGGAGGAACGATTGAAGATGTTGATATTTACGATTACAAGCTCACAAATCCACCAGAAAGATATGAAGCCGGAACACCCAACATAGGCGGAGCGATAGGTCTCGCTGCCGGAATAAAGTACATCGAAAAGATAGGCCTGGACAAAATCGAAAAGCAGGAGCACAAGCTCGTGACGAGGACAACTGAAGGCTTAACGGAGCTTGAAGTTCCGTGGTACGGGCCAAGAGACCTCAAAAAGCATGCGGGAGTTGTAAGCTTCAACGTTCCCCCGCTTCACCCACATGATGTCGCCGCAGTTCTGGATGAGCACAACATTATGGTGAGGAGCGGCCACCACTGTGCACTGCCGGCAATGAAGAAGTTGGGCATAAATGGAACAGTTAGGGCGTCTTTCCATGTGTATAACAGCATTGAAGAAGTTGAAACGTTCCTTGGAGTAATGGAGGAGCTTGTAAGAAGCTTAAAGTGA